The genomic region TTAAACTGTGGCTTAATAACGAGTTTGCCTTTTTTGTCGATATAGCCCCATTTTTCGTTTTTCTGCACAACTGCCATATCTTCGGAAAATTCAAATACTAGATCGAATTGCGGCTTGATTACAATTTTTCCAGCCCCATCGCTATAGCCCCACTTGCCACTATTTTGTACGGGTAGACGCTCTTGGGAAAGACTTGCTTGAAAAGCGGCTGTTGCTTTATCAACCTGGGGTTTAGGTGATTCTTTGGTTTTATTGTCCCCCTCGGTAGATTTGCTATCGGTAGCAGCAGGAGGCTGTTTGGTTGCTGGGGTCTGGGGTTTAAGTTTATTGCAGGATGTTAAACCGCAAAGCGCGATCGCTATCATTAAAAAGTGCAATTTTTTCATAATTAACAATTCCCCGATCGCTAGAAGCGATTAACACAGTCTTTGTATTTAGTATTCCCATTCGCTAAAGCGATCGCGCTGGCGATCGCTGTTAATTTTTTTAAGGTTGATGCAAGAGAGGGAGCGAAGAATGCTGCGGCGCATAGGCGCACAGTTAAAACTTTCATTAAACTGGGATCGGAGGCTCAACTTCCCCCTGTAGTCGAGCCTTCCTCTACCATCAAATTATTAAATAGCCCGGCATTGCCCACCTTACCCTTACTCGTCTAGCTTAACTCCCCGAATTGAGTAATCCAACAATTGAAGCGGATGCACGATAGAAATTTCCTTACCTTGTTCGCGCAAATGCTTAGTAATTTGCAACGTACAACCCGGATTAGCAGAAGCAATTAACTCAGCACCAGTATTCAACAAATTTTCTACTTTCTGCTTACCCAATTCATCAGCAACATCAGGCTGAAGCATATTGTAAACACCAGCACTGCCACAACACAAAGCCGCATCTATCGGTTCTCGCAATTGCACCCCTGGAATTTGGCGCAACAACTGACGCGGCTGCAAACTAATTTTTTGACCGTGCAATAAATGGCAGGCATCTTGATAAACCAAAGTCAGCGGTTCGTCAGTAATCGGTGAAAGTTCTGCTGTTAGTCCAACTTGAGCTAAAAACTCTTGAGCGTCTTTTACTTTTGCGGCAAACTTAACAGCTTTTTCTTTATAATCAGAGTCATCTTCCAGAATATGGCCGTATTCTTTCAAAGTGTGACCGCAACCAGCAGCATTGATAATTACAGCATCAACACCCGTTTCTTCAAAACTATCAATCATCTGTCTGGCTAAAGCTTGGGCTTGTTCTTTTTGGCCTTGATGTTCGGGAAGCGCGGCACAACAACCCTGAGTTTTGGGAATAACAACTTCACAGCCATTTGCTGTTAAAACTCGCACCGTTGCTGCATTTACATCAGAGAAAAATAAACGCTGCACGCATCCCAAAATCATGCCTACGCGATAGCGTTTCTTACCCTGCGCTGGAATAAGTTCTGGTAAATTATCTACAAATGATTTGAGGGTGACATCTGGCAGAATGGATTCCATTGCCCCCAAAGTGGGCGATATCTCTTTTATCAGCCCAGTGGCGCGAAAGAATTTAGAAAAGCCCAATTTTTGATATACCAGCAAAGGAGCTAATAAAAATCGCAATCTGTTGGGATAGGGAAATAGGGAAAAGATGAGTTTTCTATACAATCTGTCTGGCAAACTGCGGGGATAGTTGCGCTCAACTTGGGGGCGAGTGGCGGCAATTAGCTTGTCATATTGGACGCCGGAAGGACAAGTTGTAACGCAGGCGAGACACCCCAAACAACTATCAAAATGCTGTGCTGTTGCCTCATTAAGAGGTATCTCACCTTTGTTGATAGCATCCATGAGATAGATTCGCCCTCTAGGAGAATCCATTTCTTTGCCAATTACGCGATAACTTGGACAGGTGGAAAGGCAAAATCCACAATGGACGCAGGTATCAATTAGCTTTGGATTGGGAGGGCGATCGCTATCAAATCCACTTTCTTCCTCAGCCAGAGGTAAAGAAGTAAAATCGCTTAATTTTGCTGGTCTTGAGTCAGATGAATTTGTTAAATGATTCTGGGAAGTTTGCATGGGTAGTTGTGTACTGTTATTTCTGCTCGAACTGAGGAAGCAGAAGCCTCGCTAAACTCGTTCCCAAGTTGAACCTGGGAACGACACTGGGGAGGCTTTGCCTCGATTCCGTAGTTTTAAATTCCGCCAACAAATCGATTTGGACTTAGAATGTTTCCAGGATCGAATTGATTTTTGATCTTACGCATTAAATCAAGGGCGTTTCCGGTGTAACCCCAGACATCGATTTGTTGTTTGAGGGTGGCTGGTGCTTCTAAAATTGTGAGGTAGCCGCTTTGGGATTGGCATAGCGATCGCATCTTCAAAATCATTTCGGCTGTAGCCACTGCTTCATCTAATCTCAATATCCCTAAACCACTCCCGGCGTGAATTTTTACTTTTACCTTATCTCCTGCAAGGGCTTCCATCTGAGTGATGGTTGTAGCCGCAGCAGTGGGTAATACTCCTATTTTGCAAGTTAAGTTAGTTTCTGTGTGGGATTTCCACATTTGTTCTTCTAACTTTTGCCATAGTTCCGCCTCATCTGCGCCTGAATATATGCTGCCCTGCAATCCCAATTGTTGCCCTACTTGCAGCAGCCTTGTAGACTGTTCTTTCACACTCTCTTCTACACTTTGAAAGCGAGCGATCGCGCCCATACCCTCACCTAATCCCACCTGCTTCACTACCTGCGTAGACATTAAATCAACTGCTGTGGGAGTTAAGGCTGAGGCAAATAAAGTTTTGGTCAGTTGTGCTAATTTAACAGCCTCCCCCGTTAATACTAATGTCCCCGACGATGGCGGGATGGGATAAACACGAAATGTAACTTGACAAATAATTCCTAGCGTTCCATAAGAACTAGCAAACAGCTTCATCAAGTCGTAACCAGCAACATTTTTTACTACCCTTCCACCAGCTTTGGCAATTTGACCATCTGCG from Microcoleus sp. FACHB-831 harbors:
- a CDS encoding FAD-binding oxidoreductase, with the protein product MNAIASKLESVLGTSGVVPWDKIEVIHRTRIGHAVTSRTTPKCIVYPNTQEELASITACIQANKWRILPCGSGTKISWGQQVKDIDIVISTKHLNRVIEHAVGDLTVTVEAGTKFSDIQAILAPFGQFLALDPAYPQEATIGGIVATADSGSLRQRYGGVRDMLLGITFVRADGQIAKAGGRVVKNVAGYDLMKLFASSYGTLGIICQVTFRVYPIPPSSGTLVLTGEAVKLAQLTKTLFASALTPTAVDLMSTQVVKQVGLGEGMGAIARFQSVEESVKEQSTRLLQVGQQLGLQGSIYSGADEAELWQKLEEQMWKSHTETNLTCKIGVLPTAAATTITQMEALAGDKVKVKIHAGSGLGILRLDEAVATAEMILKMRSLCQSQSGYLTILEAPATLKQQIDVWGYTGNALDLMRKIKNQFDPGNILSPNRFVGGI
- a CDS encoding WG repeat-containing protein, translated to MKKLHFLMIAIALCGLTSCNKLKPQTPATKQPPAATDSKSTEGDNKTKESPKPQVDKATAAFQASLSQERLPVQNSGKWGYSDGAGKIVIKPQFDLVFEFSEDMAVVQKNEKWGYIDKKGKLVIKPQFNQALAFSNGLAPVQIGEKWGYIDNTGNIIIKPQFDEALPFSEGLAVVQIGDKKGYINKTGNVVIKPQFDEALPFVQGLAAVHKQNQQGYIDSSGSFIVDPQPAHTIPDSGGGKKPGKKNK
- a CDS encoding (Fe-S)-binding protein; protein product: MQTSQNHLTNSSDSRPAKLSDFTSLPLAEEESGFDSDRPPNPKLIDTCVHCGFCLSTCPSYRVIGKEMDSPRGRIYLMDAINKGEIPLNEATAQHFDSCLGCLACVTTCPSGVQYDKLIAATRPQVERNYPRSLPDRLYRKLIFSLFPYPNRLRFLLAPLLVYQKLGFSKFFRATGLIKEISPTLGAMESILPDVTLKSFVDNLPELIPAQGKKRYRVGMILGCVQRLFFSDVNAATVRVLTANGCEVVIPKTQGCCAALPEHQGQKEQAQALARQMIDSFEETGVDAVIINAAGCGHTLKEYGHILEDDSDYKEKAVKFAAKVKDAQEFLAQVGLTAELSPITDEPLTLVYQDACHLLHGQKISLQPRQLLRQIPGVQLREPIDAALCCGSAGVYNMLQPDVADELGKQKVENLLNTGAELIASANPGCTLQITKHLREQGKEISIVHPLQLLDYSIRGVKLDE